In one window of Drosophila mauritiana strain mau12 chromosome X, ASM438214v1, whole genome shotgun sequence DNA:
- the LOC117147832 gene encoding nuclear pore complex protein DDB_G0274915: MMRPRCLVSFLGLCLVISLGMRCDARAVNVSNTWTMPQEGLNVFYRFFRDRISWFEADAVCQFHHANLVTVDNSFQFDATRDLLRELDVNDIVWIGLMRPQNSDRFMWSNSRPLVADTGYWAESLPLMDAPLCAVIDPIRDYRWHALRCGGPETASFLCEMPVPSWADACILKDMPNLTMQYMADTASIELIRNCQEEGLLRHTCKGKEDRERAIRQLICPKERLEAQRINDITNSHFKSLQIINNIHTDNKENNDIDLLPNYGRRSGMAINIEVAPPVPPVSVPGLGELMQADAPGAVSLSGLYRIPDLVPKPVKKAAKKVITPDFAKKLQGNHQQQHNQQQQQQQQQKSRKSLVHQHEEELMMGDQPALSEEQLPPGMGMGLGIRMPLNEDDSNSDASNEIFEHLPHKKKILPQDLRTMAPIPEAKSPAMTTTTLKTTTLAAPATATTTTPTTTTTATAATEVVTTPKAVDTTSSQAPATTTRPTTTVRTTTITTTTTTATTTPKTEETTTTTTKKPEPTTMVAPRTTKTSATEAAAAAAATSTTTAATSAATTTTTSAAAAATATTTSHATPTDKSNSNNMAHPIHPSQQQHHQQQILHEGATVQQQHATHVNESADNTRFIPPMLLVKSHYVPPAKHASEHATTTTRATTTSSTTTAAAATATTPAAAATSTKEEVQPSTVTSSKELTAAAATTSAAAVADTVATSTVTATTGAAVEVTTSVKVAEDTAATSAATVIASEAPPAAAAAAATTTTTTATRAAAANEIKSNATAAAATTTAAAAAAAATTAIPKPVREFRYPRVNQGSFKVDNNGMGSPEEEEEDEEGHLETEAATTRHNFLEETEAPFKPNRRRSLTKPETVSYFKKILG, from the exons GTGAACGTGAGCAACACCTGGACGATGCCGCAGGAGGGTCTGAACGTCTTCTATCGCTTCTTCCGCGATCGCATATCCTGGTTCGAAGCCGATGCCGTCTGTCAATTTCATCACGCCAATCTGGTGACGG TCGACAACAGTTTTCAATTCGATGCAACGCGCGACCTGCTGAGGGAATTGGATGTGAACGACATCGTTTGGATTGGTCTCATGCGACCGCAGAACTCGGATCGTTTTATGTGGTC GAACTCGCGTCCCTTGGTGGCGGATACTGGTTACTGGGCCGAATCCCTACCCCTGATGGATGCTCCGCTCTGCGCCGTAATCGATCCCATTCGAGATTACCGCTGGCACGCCCTTCGCTGCGGTGGACCCGAAACGGCCTCCTTCCTCTGCGAAATGCCAG TTCCCAGCTGGGCGGATGCTTGCATACTGAAGGACATGCCCAATTTAACCATGCAGTATATGGCGGATACGGCCAGCATCGAGCTGATTCGCAATTGCCAGGAGGAGGGACTGCTGCGACACACCTGCAAGGGCAAGGAG GATCGTGAGCGTGCCATTCGACAGCTAATCTGTCCCAAGGAGCGTCTGGAGGCGCAGCGCATCAACGACATCACAAACTCGCACTTCAAGTCGCTGCAGATCATCAACAACATCCACACTGATAACAAGGAGAACAACGACATCGATCTGCTGCCCAACTATGGCCGCCGATCTGGAATGGCCATTAACATCGAGGTGGCGCCACCAGTGCCACCCGTTTCGGTTCCCGGATTGGGAGAGCTGATGCAGGCGGATGCTCCGGGCGCCGTATCGCTGTCCGGACTGTATCGCATACCGGATCTGGTGCCCAAGCCGGTGAAGAAGGCGGCCAAGAAGGTGATCACGCCGGACTTTGCCAAGAAGCTGCAGGGTaaccatcagcagcagcacaaccaacagcagcagcagcagcagcaacagaagtCGCGCAAGTCGCTGGTGCATCAGCACGAGGAGGAGCTGATGATGGGCGATCAGCCGGCACTAAGTGAGGAGCAACTGCCTCCGGGCATGGGAATGGGTCTTGGTATTCGAATGCCCCTTAACGAGGATGACAGTAATAGCGATGCATCCAACGAGATATTCGAGCATTTGCCGCACAAGAAGAAGATCCTGCCGCAGGATCTGCGCACCATGGCGCCAATTCCTGAAGCCAAATCGCCAGCGATGACAACAACTACACTGAAGACGACCACTTTGGCGGCaccggcaacagcaacaaccactacaccaacaacaacgacaacggcGACGGCAGCAACTGAAGTGGTGACCACACCGAAAGCAGTGGACACCACAAGTTCACAGGCGCCGGCAACAACCACGCGGCCAACAACAACGGTTAGAACCACCACGATTACAACCACCactacaacagcaacaactacgCCCAAAACGGAagagacaacaacaacaacgaccaAGAAACCAGAGCCAACAACCATGGTGGCACCACGAACAACAAAAACATCAGCAAccgaagcggcagcagcagcagcagcaactagcacaacaacagcagcaacttccgctgcaacaacaacaacaacgagcgcagcagcagcagcgacagcaacaacaactagccatgccacgcccacggacaagagcaacagcaacaacatggCACATCCCATACATCCctcgcagcagcaacaccaccaaCAACAGATACTGCACGAAGGCGCCAcggtgcagcagcaacatgccaCGCACGTCAACGAGTCCGCCGACAATACGCGCTTTATACCGCCAATGCTGCTGGTGAAGTCGCACTACGTGCCGCCGGCCAAACATGCCAGCGAGCATGCGACCACAACAACACGAGCGACAACAACGTCCAGTacgacaacagcagcagcagcaacagcaactacacctgcagcagcagcaacatcgacCAAAGAGGAAGTGCAGCCATCAACAGTCACGTCATCGAAGGAActgacagcagcagcagcaacaacatcagctGCAGCAGTCGCTGACACTGTGGCAACATCAACCGTGACAGCGACAACAGGTGCAGCTGTGGAGGTGACAACAAGCGTGAAAGTAGCTGAAGACAccgcagcaacatcagcagcaacgGTAATTGCCAGTGAAGCGCCaccagcagccgcagcagcagcagcaacaacaacaacaactactgCTACCAGAGCAGCCGCAGCTaatgaaatcaaatcgaatgccacagcagctgcagcaacaacaacagcagcagcagcagcagcagcagcaacaacagccatTCCGAAGCCAGTCAGGGAGTTCAGATATCCGCGAGTGAATCAGGGATCCTTCAAGGTGGACAACAACGGCATGGGCAGccccgaggaggaggaggaggacgaggagggCCATTTGGAGACCGAGGCGGCCACAACGCGACACAACTTCCTGGAGGAGACCGAGGCGCCATTCAAGCCAAATCGACGACGCTCGCTAACCAAACCGGAAACGGTTAGCTATTTCAAGAAGATCTTGGGCTAA